The Budorcas taxicolor isolate Tak-1 chromosome 2, Takin1.1, whole genome shotgun sequence genome window below encodes:
- the CCDC115 gene encoding coiled-coil domain-containing protein 115 isoform X1 → MASRDLRAELDFLLLQLLGDLEQLEAKRQALNARVEEGWLSLSKARYAMGAKSVGPLQYASHMEPQVRVCTGEAEDGLQKFWMVRAGTQTPEEVGSREAAFVSSALRRRKGLPRTPEPDSSPAPQNPLKWFGILVPHSLRQAQASFREGLQLAADMASLQSRISWGRSQLQELQEKLKQLEPRAP, encoded by the exons ATGGCTTCTCGGGATCTGCGGGCAGAGCTGGACTTtcttctcctgcagctcctcgGAGACCTGGAGCAACTGGAGGCGAAGCGGCAAGCGCTAAACGCCCGGGTGGAGGAG gGCTGGCTCTCGCTCTCCAAAGCGCGCTATGCAATGGGTGCCAAGTCAGTAGGGCCCCTGCAGTATGCGTCCCACATGGAGCCCCAAGTCCGCGTCTGCACCGG CGAGGCTGAGGACGGACTCCAGAAGTTCTGGATGGTGAGAGCCGGCACCCAGACTCCAGAAGAAGTGGGATCCCGCGAGGCAG CCTTTGTTTCTTCAGCTCTGCGCAGGCGCAAGGGTCTCCCAAGGACTCCAGAGCCAGactcctccccagctccccagaACCCTTTGAAATGGTTTGGAATCCTGGTTCCTCACAGTCTGCGACAAGCTCAAGCCAGCTTCCGGGAGG GTCTGCAGCTGGCTGCAGACATGGCCAGCCTTCAGAGCCGCATCAGCTGGGGTCGAAGCCAGCTCCAGGAACTCCAGGAGAAACTCAAGCAGCTAGAACCCAGGGCTCCCTGA
- the IMP4 gene encoding U3 small nucleolar ribonucleoprotein protein IMP4 encodes MLRREARLRREYLYRKAREEAERTAQERKDKVRRALEENRLIPTELRKEALALQGSLEFEDAGGEGVTNHVDDEYRWAGVEDPKVMITTSRDPSSRLKMFAKELKLVFPGAQRMNRGRHEVGALVRACKANGVTDLLVVHEHRGTPVGLIVSHLPFGPTAYFTLCNVVMRHDIPDLGTASEAKPHLIIHGFSSRLGKRVSDILRYLFPVPKDDSHRVITFANQDDYISFRHHVYKKTNHRNVELTEVGPRFELKLYMIRLGTLEQEATADVEWRWHPYTNTAHKRVFLSAE; translated from the exons ATG CTGCGCCGCGAGGCCCGCCTTCGCCGCGAGTACCTGTACCGCAAGGCACGAGAGGAGGCTGAGCGAACAGCCCAGGAGAGGAAGGACAAGGTTCGGCGCGCGCTTGAGG AGAACCGCCTGATTCCCACCGAGTTACGCAAGGAAGCTCTGGCCTTACAGGGGTCTCTGGAGTTTGAGGATGCCGGTGGTGAAG GTGTGACCAACCACGTAGATGATGAGTATCGCTGGGCAGGGGTTGAGGATCCCAAGGTCATGATTACTACCTCCCGAGATCCTAGTTCCCGCCTTAAGATGTTTGCAAAG GAGCTGAAGTTGGTGTTCCCTGGTGCCCAGCGCATGAACCGTGGCCGGCATGAGGTAGGAGCTCTGGTGCGAGCCTGCAAAGCCAATGGGGTCACTGACCTGCTGGTTGTCCACGAGCATCGAGGCACACCCG TGGGGCTCATTGTCAGCCACCTGCCCTTTGGCCCAACTGCGTACTTCACACTGTGCAACGTAGTCATGAGGCATGACATCCCTGACCTGGGCACTGCATCAGAGGCCAAACCTCATCTCATCATACACGGCTTCTCCTCCCGCCTGGGTAAGCGG GTCTCTGACATACTTCGCTACCTGTTCCCTGTGCCCAAAGATGACAGCCACCGGGTCATCACCTTCGCCAACCAGGATGACTACATCTCCTTCCG GCACCATGTATACAAGAAGACCAACCACCGCAACGTGGAGCTGACCGAGGTTGGGCCGCGCTTTGAGCTGAAGT TGTACATGATCCGCCTGGGCACGCTGGAACAAGAGGCCACTGCAGACGTAGAATGGCGCTGGCACCCCTACACCAACACCGCACACAAGAGAGTCTTCCTGAGTGCTGAGTAG
- the CCDC115 gene encoding coiled-coil domain-containing protein 115 isoform X2, protein MASRDLRAELDFLLLQLLGDLEQLEAKRQALNARVEEGWLSLSKARYAMGAKSVGPLQYASHMEPQVRVCTGEAEDGLQKFWMVRAGTQTPEEVGSREAALRRRKGLPRTPEPDSSPAPQNPLKWFGILVPHSLRQAQASFREGLQLAADMASLQSRISWGRSQLQELQEKLKQLEPRAP, encoded by the exons ATGGCTTCTCGGGATCTGCGGGCAGAGCTGGACTTtcttctcctgcagctcctcgGAGACCTGGAGCAACTGGAGGCGAAGCGGCAAGCGCTAAACGCCCGGGTGGAGGAG gGCTGGCTCTCGCTCTCCAAAGCGCGCTATGCAATGGGTGCCAAGTCAGTAGGGCCCCTGCAGTATGCGTCCCACATGGAGCCCCAAGTCCGCGTCTGCACCGG CGAGGCTGAGGACGGACTCCAGAAGTTCTGGATGGTGAGAGCCGGCACCCAGACTCCAGAAGAAGTGGGATCCCGCGAGGCAG CTCTGCGCAGGCGCAAGGGTCTCCCAAGGACTCCAGAGCCAGactcctccccagctccccagaACCCTTTGAAATGGTTTGGAATCCTGGTTCCTCACAGTCTGCGACAAGCTCAAGCCAGCTTCCGGGAGG GTCTGCAGCTGGCTGCAGACATGGCCAGCCTTCAGAGCCGCATCAGCTGGGGTCGAAGCCAGCTCCAGGAACTCCAGGAGAAACTCAAGCAGCTAGAACCCAGGGCTCCCTGA